A stretch of the Arachis stenosperma cultivar V10309 chromosome 6, arast.V10309.gnm1.PFL2, whole genome shotgun sequence genome encodes the following:
- the LOC130936776 gene encoding GDSL esterase/lipase At1g23500-like isoform X2: MRAEGVNGQYPALFAFGDSILDTGNNNLLATATKSNFPPYGRDFIGGRPTGRFGNGKVLSDVIAGALGIKDILPAYLDPSLSNEDLVSGVCFASAGSGLDDTTARAQGGVLTMSAQLENFRAYIGRLKSVVGEARANSIISNALYLISAGNNDVAFTFNTLKIAMPFPLYVNQLIGWNNAFLQGLYQLGARKVWVQSTVPLGCLPAGRTTGGGPLRLCAEAANGEARIFNAQLASSLQSLQSTLPGSSLQFIDVFTPFLNIIQNPVASGFVNAANGCCGTGTYEVAETCNMLVPTCPNPASYVFWDAAHPSQAAYARVVASILSSKPKLIDNYNASTYY; encoded by the exons ATGAGAGCAGAAGGTGTCAATGGACAATATCCGGCATTATTTGCATTTGGAGACTCAATCCTTGATACCGGAAATAACAACCTCCTTGCAACAGCAACTAAGAGTAATTTCCCTCCGTACGGTAGGGATTTTATCGGAGGAAGACCAACCGGAAGATTCGGTAACGGCAAAGTCTTATCAGATGTCATag CTGGGGCTTTGGGAATCAAGGACATATTACCAGCATACCTTGACCCATCCTTGAGCAACGAAGACCTTGTAAGCGGCGTGTGCTTCGCTTCTGCGGGAAGTGGGCTTGATGATACGACGGCCCGAGCACAGGGAGGAGTTTTGACTATGTCGGCCCAGCTAGAAAATTTCAGAGCCTACATTGGAAGGCTGAAATCAGTTGTTGGAGAAGCACGAGCCAATTCCATCATTTCAAATGCCCTCTATCTTATCTCTGCCGGAAACAACGACGTTGCCTTCACTTTTAATACCTTGAAGATTGCCATGCCATTCCCTCTTTACGTGAATCAATTAATTGGGTGGAACAACGCTTTTCTGCAGGGCCTATATCAACTTGGAGCAAGAAAAGTGTGGGTTCAAAGCACAGTGCCATTGGGGTGCTTACCTGCTGGGAGAACCACAGGTGGAGGACCCTTAAGGCTTTGTGCTGAGGCCGCCAATGGAGAAGCACGCATCTTCAATGCCCAATTAGCATCATCTCTTCAGTCTTTGCAGTCCACCCTCCCTGGCTCTTCCCTTCAATTCATTGATGTCTTCACTCCATTTCTTAATATCATACAAAATCCTGTTGCTTCAGGGTTTGTAAACGCTGCAAATGGATgttgtggaactggaacatatgAGGTGGCAGAGACATGTAATATGCTAGTTCCTACGTGTCCAAATCCTGCATCTTATGTTTTCTGGGATGCTGCCCATCCTTCTCAAGCAGCTTACGCCCGCGTCGTGGCTTCTATATTATCATCCAAACCCAAACTTATCGATAATTATAATGCTTCCACCTATTATTAA
- the LOC130936776 gene encoding GDSL esterase/lipase At1g23500-like isoform X1 yields MRAEGVNGQYPALFAFGDSILDTGNNNLLATATKSNFPPYGRDFIGGRPTGRFGNGKVLSDVIELVLYEAGALGIKDILPAYLDPSLSNEDLVSGVCFASAGSGLDDTTARAQGGVLTMSAQLENFRAYIGRLKSVVGEARANSIISNALYLISAGNNDVAFTFNTLKIAMPFPLYVNQLIGWNNAFLQGLYQLGARKVWVQSTVPLGCLPAGRTTGGGPLRLCAEAANGEARIFNAQLASSLQSLQSTLPGSSLQFIDVFTPFLNIIQNPVASGFVNAANGCCGTGTYEVAETCNMLVPTCPNPASYVFWDAAHPSQAAYARVVASILSSKPKLIDNYNASTYY; encoded by the exons ATGAGAGCAGAAGGTGTCAATGGACAATATCCGGCATTATTTGCATTTGGAGACTCAATCCTTGATACCGGAAATAACAACCTCCTTGCAACAGCAACTAAGAGTAATTTCCCTCCGTACGGTAGGGATTTTATCGGAGGAAGACCAACCGGAAGATTCGGTAACGGCAAAGTCTTATCAGATGTCATag aaCTTGTGTTGTACGAAGCTGGGGCTTTGGGAATCAAGGACATATTACCAGCATACCTTGACCCATCCTTGAGCAACGAAGACCTTGTAAGCGGCGTGTGCTTCGCTTCTGCGGGAAGTGGGCTTGATGATACGACGGCCCGAGCACAGGGAGGAGTTTTGACTATGTCGGCCCAGCTAGAAAATTTCAGAGCCTACATTGGAAGGCTGAAATCAGTTGTTGGAGAAGCACGAGCCAATTCCATCATTTCAAATGCCCTCTATCTTATCTCTGCCGGAAACAACGACGTTGCCTTCACTTTTAATACCTTGAAGATTGCCATGCCATTCCCTCTTTACGTGAATCAATTAATTGGGTGGAACAACGCTTTTCTGCAGGGCCTATATCAACTTGGAGCAAGAAAAGTGTGGGTTCAAAGCACAGTGCCATTGGGGTGCTTACCTGCTGGGAGAACCACAGGTGGAGGACCCTTAAGGCTTTGTGCTGAGGCCGCCAATGGAGAAGCACGCATCTTCAATGCCCAATTAGCATCATCTCTTCAGTCTTTGCAGTCCACCCTCCCTGGCTCTTCCCTTCAATTCATTGATGTCTTCACTCCATTTCTTAATATCATACAAAATCCTGTTGCTTCAGGGTTTGTAAACGCTGCAAATGGATgttgtggaactggaacatatgAGGTGGCAGAGACATGTAATATGCTAGTTCCTACGTGTCCAAATCCTGCATCTTATGTTTTCTGGGATGCTGCCCATCCTTCTCAAGCAGCTTACGCCCGCGTCGTGGCTTCTATATTATCATCCAAACCCAAACTTATCGATAATTATAATGCTTCCACCTATTATTAA
- the LOC130933871 gene encoding GDSL esterase/lipase At1g73610-like: protein MVSVVALVFLGTMFALVAATNGGQYPALFAFGDSILDTGNNNNLATLTKSNFPPYGRDFIGGKPTGRFCDGKVPSDLIAGDLGIKGTLPAYLDPNLRNEDLSTGVSFASGGTGNDDLTAQTQGALSLSTQMKNFQECIGRLKAFMGEERANYIISNSLYLLSSGNNDIALTYSSPLRSSIPFPLYASQLVGWASDFLKQLYDSGARKVWVLSTLPLGCLPGGRTVAGGPLRLCSDTVNREAQLFNDQLASAVSSLQGTLSGSAFQFIDIYATLLNIIQNPFNSGFLNVANGCCGTGLVEIGETCKLALGSCPNPAAYVFWDAGHPTQRAYELIVSSILPK from the exons ATGGTGAGTGTTGTTGCCTTGGTTTTCTTGGGCACCATGTTTGCATTAGTAGCAGCAACAAATGGTGGACAGTATCCAGCATTATTTGCATTTGGAGATTCCATTCTTGATACCGGAAATAACAACAACCTTGCAACTTTAACCAAGTCTAATTTTCCTCCTTACGGAAGAGATTTTATTGGAGGAAAACCAACAGGAAGATTCTGTGATGGGAAAGTCCCATCAGATCTTATAG CGGGAGATCTTGGAATCAAAGGCACGTTACCTGCATATCTTGATCCAAATTTGCGGAATGAAGATCTTTCCACGGGTGTAAGCTTTGCCTCAGGTGGAACAGGAAATGACGATCTCACCGCTCAAACACAG GGTGCTTTATCACTATCGACACAAATGAAAAATTTCCAAGAGTGCATAGGAAGGCTAAAAGCATTTATGGGAGAAGAAAGAGCGAACTACATAATATCAAACAGCTTGTATCTGCTTTCATCAGGAAACAATGATATTGCCCTCACTTATTCTTCACCACTCAGAAGCAGCATTCCTTTCCCTTTATACGCTTCTCAATTAGTTGGCTGGGCCTCGGATTTCCTCAAG CAACTATACGATTCCGGAGCAAGAAAAGTGTGGGTTCTGAGTACATTGCCATTGGGGTGCTTGCCGGGAGGTAGAACTGTAGCAGGAGGACCTTTAAGATTGTGTTCTGATACTGTTAATAGAGAAGCTCAATTATTCAATGATCAATTAGCATCGGCTGTTAGTTCTTTACAAGGCACACTTTCTGGTTCTGCCTTTCAATTCATTGATATCTATGCTACACTGCTCAATATTATACAAAATCCTTTTAACTCAG GGTTTCTAAATGTTGCAAATGGATGTTGTGGGACTGGACTGGTTGAGATTGGAGAGACATGTAAGTTAGCCCTTGGTTCCTGCCCAAATCCTGCAGCATATGTTTTCTGGGACGCTGGTCATCCAACTCAAAGAGCCTATGAGCTCATAGTCTCTTCTATACTGCCAAAATAG